In one Parus major isolate Abel chromosome 13, Parus_major1.1, whole genome shotgun sequence genomic region, the following are encoded:
- the AFAP1L1 gene encoding actin filament-associated protein 1-like 1 isoform X3, translating to MDRLSVLDQLLPELSVLLKLLDHEYLSATTQEKKLAVSSILQKLQPPAGKDVDYMYVNTASLGNGTSFVESLFEEFDCDLRDLQDMQEDEGDTSDGAGLELVPVDPAPPLPTTPPPEDYYEEALPLGPGKAPEYITSRNSSSPPNSIEDGYYEDADSNYPVTRINGEQKNSYNDSDAMSSSYESYDEEEEEGKGQQLTHQWPSEEASMNLVKDCRICAFLLRKKRFGQWAKQLTIIRDGKLLCYKSSKDRQPHVEVPLSTCNVIYVPKDGRRKKHELRFSLPGAEALVLAVQSKEQAEEWLKVIKEASSPAAGGMEAPTSPAMPCKMELDKRLSQEKHTSDSDSVAMGDTGSPATRREHGEHGKGKKSGLADLKGSMSRAAGKKITRIISFSKKKPSPEDTQTSSTEEDIPCCGHLSVLVNQCWKERWCRLKGNTLYFHKDRTDLRTHVNAIVLRGCEVVPGLGPKHPFAFRILRHGQEVAALEASCSEDLGRWLGLLLVETGSQTAPEALHYDYVDVETIANIVTAVRHSYLWASSSQDHRADSSRVVYDDVPYEKVQQAEEEPGRPGGAQVKRHASSCSEKSRRVDPQVKVKRHASSANQYRYGKNRAEEDARRFLTEKEKLEKEKAAIRSELMLLRKEKRELREAMKGSTGPRLQELEQRVALLEERCRHKEESRVDLELKLTEVKEQLKQSLAGGPALGLAVTSKAENGETTNKPNGNPPEHLVPVNCAAELRKRSPSIIPANTGSVLRKAKEWEKKQT from the exons ATGGACAGGCTCAGCG tgCTGGaccagctcctgccagagctcagTGTTCTGCTCAAGCTGCTGGACCACGAGTACCTGAGTGCCACCACGCAGGAGAAGAAGCTGGCTGTCTCCAGCatcctgcagaagctgcagccgCCTGCAG GGAAGGATGTGGACTACATGTACGTCAACACAGCGTCCCTGGGCAATGGCACCAGCTTTGTGGAGTCCCTCTTTGAGGAGTTTG ACTGTGACCTGCGGGACCTGCAGGACATGCAGGAGGATGAGGGGGACACCAGTGACGGTGCCGGCTTGGAGCTG GTTCCTGTGGATCCTGCTCCTCCACTGCCGACCACTCCCCCTCCTGAGGATTACTACGAGGAAGCGCTGCCCCTGGGCCCTGGCAAGGCCCCCGAGTACATCACCTCCCGCA acagctccagcccccCCAACTCCATCGAGGACGGCTATTACGAGGATGCAGACAGCAACTACCCTGTCACCAGGATAAACGGGGAGCAGAAAAATTCCT ACAACGACTCGGATGCCATGAGCAGCTCTTACGAGTCCTAtgacgaggaggaggaggagggcaagGGCCAGCAGCTGACACACCAGTGGCCGTCGGAGGAGGCCTCCATGAACCTGGTGAAGGATTGCCGGATCTGCGCGTTCCTCCTGCGCAAGAAGCGCTTTGGGCAGTGGGCCAAGCAGCTCACCATCATCCGGGATGGCAAACTGCTG tGCTACAAAAGCTCCAAGGACCGGCAGCCACACGTGGAGGTGCCCCTGAGCACCTGCAATGTCATTTACGTGCCCAAGGACGGGCGGCGCAAGAAGCACGAGCTGCGGTTCTCGCTGCCAGGGGCCGAGGCgctggtgctggcagtgcaGAGCAAGGAGCAGGCTGAGGAGTGGCTCAAG GTGATAAAGGAAGCCAGCAGTCCAGCAGCGGGCGGGATGGAAGCCCCCACCTCCCCAGCGATGCCGTGCAAGATGGAGCTGGACAAG CGTCTGTCCCAGGAGAAGCACACCTCGGACTCAGACAGTGTGGCCATGGGTGACACCGGGTCCCCGGCCACCCGCAGAGAGCACGGCGAGCACG GGAAAGGCAAAAAGAGCGGCCTGGCTGACCTGAAGGGCTCAATGAGCcgggcagcagggaagaaaatcaCCAGGATCATCAGCTTCTCCAAGAAAAAGCCATCCCCTGAGGACACCCAGACCTCCTCCACCGAGGAGGACATCCCCTGCTGCG GCCACCTCAGCGTGCTGGTGAACCAGTGCTGGAAGGAGCGCTGGTGTCGCCTCAAGGGCAACACCCTCTACTTCCACAAGGACCGCACGGACCTGCGCACACACGTGAACGCCATCGTCCTGCGGGGCTGCGAGGTGGTCCCGGGGCTGGGCCCCAAGCACCCCTTCGCCTTCCGAATCCTCCGCCACGGGCAGGAGGTGGCGGCGCTGGAG GCAAGCTGCTCTGAAGACCTGGGCCGCTGGCTGGGTCTCCTCTTGGTGGAAACAGGCTCCCAGACGGCCCCAGAGGCCTTGCACTACGACTACGTGGATGTGGAGACCATTGCCAACATCGTGACGGCCGTGAGACACTCATACCT GTGGGCCAGCTCCTCCCAGGATCACCGAGCGGACTCCTCTCGGGTGGTGTACGATGATGTCCCCTACGAGAAGGTTCAG caggCGGAGGAGGAGCCAGGGCGGCCGGGGGGTGCTCAGGTGAAGCGCCACGCCTCGTCCTGCAGCGAGAAGTCGCGAAGGGTGGACCCACAAGTCAAAGTGAAGAGACACGCGTCCA gtgccAACCAGTACAGGTACGGCAAGAACCGGGCCGAGGAGGACGCCAGGCGGTTCCTGACggagaaggagaagctggagaaggagaaggcagCGATCCGCAGCGAGCTGATGTTGCTGCGGAAGGAGAAGCGGGAGCTGCGAGAAGCCATGAAGGGCAGCACGG GGCcgaggctgcaggagctggagcagcgTGTGGCGCTGCTGGAGGAGCGGTGCCGGCACAAGGAGGAGTCTCGGGTCGATCTGGAGCTCAAGCTGACCGAAgtgaaggagcagctgaagcagtCGCTGGCAGGAGGGCCggccctggggctggctgtgaCCAGCAAGGCTGAGAATGGG GAAACTA
- the AFAP1L1 gene encoding actin filament-associated protein 1-like 1 isoform X1, giving the protein MDRLSVLDQLLPELSVLLKLLDHEYLSATTQEKKLAVSSILQKLQPPAGKDVDYMYVNTASLGNGTSFVESLFEEFDCDLRDLQDMQEDEGDTSDGAGLELVRSQTCKAVPVDPAPPLPTTPPPEDYYEEALPLGPGKAPEYITSRNSSSPPNSIEDGYYEDADSNYPVTRINGEQKNSYNDSDAMSSSYESYDEEEEEGKGQQLTHQWPSEEASMNLVKDCRICAFLLRKKRFGQWAKQLTIIRDGKLLCYKSSKDRQPHVEVPLSTCNVIYVPKDGRRKKHELRFSLPGAEALVLAVQSKEQAEEWLKVIKEASSPAAGGMEAPTSPAMPCKMELDKRLSQEKHTSDSDSVAMGDTGSPATRREHGEHGKGKKSGLADLKGSMSRAAGKKITRIISFSKKKPSPEDTQTSSTEEDIPCCGHLSVLVNQCWKERWCRLKGNTLYFHKDRTDLRTHVNAIVLRGCEVVPGLGPKHPFAFRILRHGQEVAALEASCSEDLGRWLGLLLVETGSQTAPEALHYDYVDVETIANIVTAVRHSYLWASSSQDHRADSSRVVYDDVPYEKVQQAEEEPGRPGGAQVKRHASSCSEKSRRVDPQVKVKRHASSANQYRYGKNRAEEDARRFLTEKEKLEKEKAAIRSELMLLRKEKRELREAMKGSTGPRLQELEQRVALLEERCRHKEESRVDLELKLTEVKEQLKQSLAGGPALGLAVTSKAENGETTNKPNGNPPEHLVPVNCAAELRKRSPSIIPANTGSVLRKAKEWEKKQT; this is encoded by the exons ATGGACAGGCTCAGCG tgCTGGaccagctcctgccagagctcagTGTTCTGCTCAAGCTGCTGGACCACGAGTACCTGAGTGCCACCACGCAGGAGAAGAAGCTGGCTGTCTCCAGCatcctgcagaagctgcagccgCCTGCAG GGAAGGATGTGGACTACATGTACGTCAACACAGCGTCCCTGGGCAATGGCACCAGCTTTGTGGAGTCCCTCTTTGAGGAGTTTG ACTGTGACCTGCGGGACCTGCAGGACATGCAGGAGGATGAGGGGGACACCAGTGACGGTGCCGGCTTGGAGCTGGTGAGGAGCCAGACCTGCAAAGCT GTTCCTGTGGATCCTGCTCCTCCACTGCCGACCACTCCCCCTCCTGAGGATTACTACGAGGAAGCGCTGCCCCTGGGCCCTGGCAAGGCCCCCGAGTACATCACCTCCCGCA acagctccagcccccCCAACTCCATCGAGGACGGCTATTACGAGGATGCAGACAGCAACTACCCTGTCACCAGGATAAACGGGGAGCAGAAAAATTCCT ACAACGACTCGGATGCCATGAGCAGCTCTTACGAGTCCTAtgacgaggaggaggaggagggcaagGGCCAGCAGCTGACACACCAGTGGCCGTCGGAGGAGGCCTCCATGAACCTGGTGAAGGATTGCCGGATCTGCGCGTTCCTCCTGCGCAAGAAGCGCTTTGGGCAGTGGGCCAAGCAGCTCACCATCATCCGGGATGGCAAACTGCTG tGCTACAAAAGCTCCAAGGACCGGCAGCCACACGTGGAGGTGCCCCTGAGCACCTGCAATGTCATTTACGTGCCCAAGGACGGGCGGCGCAAGAAGCACGAGCTGCGGTTCTCGCTGCCAGGGGCCGAGGCgctggtgctggcagtgcaGAGCAAGGAGCAGGCTGAGGAGTGGCTCAAG GTGATAAAGGAAGCCAGCAGTCCAGCAGCGGGCGGGATGGAAGCCCCCACCTCCCCAGCGATGCCGTGCAAGATGGAGCTGGACAAG CGTCTGTCCCAGGAGAAGCACACCTCGGACTCAGACAGTGTGGCCATGGGTGACACCGGGTCCCCGGCCACCCGCAGAGAGCACGGCGAGCACG GGAAAGGCAAAAAGAGCGGCCTGGCTGACCTGAAGGGCTCAATGAGCcgggcagcagggaagaaaatcaCCAGGATCATCAGCTTCTCCAAGAAAAAGCCATCCCCTGAGGACACCCAGACCTCCTCCACCGAGGAGGACATCCCCTGCTGCG GCCACCTCAGCGTGCTGGTGAACCAGTGCTGGAAGGAGCGCTGGTGTCGCCTCAAGGGCAACACCCTCTACTTCCACAAGGACCGCACGGACCTGCGCACACACGTGAACGCCATCGTCCTGCGGGGCTGCGAGGTGGTCCCGGGGCTGGGCCCCAAGCACCCCTTCGCCTTCCGAATCCTCCGCCACGGGCAGGAGGTGGCGGCGCTGGAG GCAAGCTGCTCTGAAGACCTGGGCCGCTGGCTGGGTCTCCTCTTGGTGGAAACAGGCTCCCAGACGGCCCCAGAGGCCTTGCACTACGACTACGTGGATGTGGAGACCATTGCCAACATCGTGACGGCCGTGAGACACTCATACCT GTGGGCCAGCTCCTCCCAGGATCACCGAGCGGACTCCTCTCGGGTGGTGTACGATGATGTCCCCTACGAGAAGGTTCAG caggCGGAGGAGGAGCCAGGGCGGCCGGGGGGTGCTCAGGTGAAGCGCCACGCCTCGTCCTGCAGCGAGAAGTCGCGAAGGGTGGACCCACAAGTCAAAGTGAAGAGACACGCGTCCA gtgccAACCAGTACAGGTACGGCAAGAACCGGGCCGAGGAGGACGCCAGGCGGTTCCTGACggagaaggagaagctggagaaggagaaggcagCGATCCGCAGCGAGCTGATGTTGCTGCGGAAGGAGAAGCGGGAGCTGCGAGAAGCCATGAAGGGCAGCACGG GGCcgaggctgcaggagctggagcagcgTGTGGCGCTGCTGGAGGAGCGGTGCCGGCACAAGGAGGAGTCTCGGGTCGATCTGGAGCTCAAGCTGACCGAAgtgaaggagcagctgaagcagtCGCTGGCAGGAGGGCCggccctggggctggctgtgaCCAGCAAGGCTGAGAATGGG GAAACTA
- the AFAP1L1 gene encoding actin filament-associated protein 1-like 1 isoform X2 yields MDRLSVLDQLLPELSVLLKLLDHEYLSATTQEKKLAVSSILQKLQPPAGKDVDYMYVNTASLGNGTSFVESLFEEFDCDLRDLQDMQEDEGDTSDGAGLELVRSQTCKAVPVDPAPPLPTTPPPEDYYEEALPLGPGKAPEYITSRNSSSPPNSIEDGYYEDADSNYPVTRINGEQKNSYNDSDAMSSSYESYDEEEEEGKGQQLTHQWPSEEASMNLVKDCRICAFLLRKKRFGQWAKQLTIIRDGKLLCYKSSKDRQPHVEVPLSTCNVIYVPKDGRRKKHELRFSLPGAEALVLAVQSKEQAEEWLKVIKEASSPAAGGMEAPTSPAMPCKMELDKRLSQEKHTSDSDSVAMGDTGSPATRREHGEHGKGKKSGLADLKGSMSRAAGKKITRIISFSKKKPSPEDTQTSSTEEDIPCCGHLSVLVNQCWKERWCRLKGNTLYFHKDRTDLRTHVNAIVLRGCEVVPGLGPKHPFAFRILRHGQEVAALEASCSEDLGRWLGLLLVETGSQTAPEALHYDYVDVETIANIVTAVRHSYLWASSSQDHRADSSRVVYDDVPYEKVQAEEEPGRPGGAQVKRHASSCSEKSRRVDPQVKVKRHASSANQYRYGKNRAEEDARRFLTEKEKLEKEKAAIRSELMLLRKEKRELREAMKGSTGPRLQELEQRVALLEERCRHKEESRVDLELKLTEVKEQLKQSLAGGPALGLAVTSKAENGETTNKPNGNPPEHLVPVNCAAELRKRSPSIIPANTGSVLRKAKEWEKKQT; encoded by the exons ATGGACAGGCTCAGCG tgCTGGaccagctcctgccagagctcagTGTTCTGCTCAAGCTGCTGGACCACGAGTACCTGAGTGCCACCACGCAGGAGAAGAAGCTGGCTGTCTCCAGCatcctgcagaagctgcagccgCCTGCAG GGAAGGATGTGGACTACATGTACGTCAACACAGCGTCCCTGGGCAATGGCACCAGCTTTGTGGAGTCCCTCTTTGAGGAGTTTG ACTGTGACCTGCGGGACCTGCAGGACATGCAGGAGGATGAGGGGGACACCAGTGACGGTGCCGGCTTGGAGCTGGTGAGGAGCCAGACCTGCAAAGCT GTTCCTGTGGATCCTGCTCCTCCACTGCCGACCACTCCCCCTCCTGAGGATTACTACGAGGAAGCGCTGCCCCTGGGCCCTGGCAAGGCCCCCGAGTACATCACCTCCCGCA acagctccagcccccCCAACTCCATCGAGGACGGCTATTACGAGGATGCAGACAGCAACTACCCTGTCACCAGGATAAACGGGGAGCAGAAAAATTCCT ACAACGACTCGGATGCCATGAGCAGCTCTTACGAGTCCTAtgacgaggaggaggaggagggcaagGGCCAGCAGCTGACACACCAGTGGCCGTCGGAGGAGGCCTCCATGAACCTGGTGAAGGATTGCCGGATCTGCGCGTTCCTCCTGCGCAAGAAGCGCTTTGGGCAGTGGGCCAAGCAGCTCACCATCATCCGGGATGGCAAACTGCTG tGCTACAAAAGCTCCAAGGACCGGCAGCCACACGTGGAGGTGCCCCTGAGCACCTGCAATGTCATTTACGTGCCCAAGGACGGGCGGCGCAAGAAGCACGAGCTGCGGTTCTCGCTGCCAGGGGCCGAGGCgctggtgctggcagtgcaGAGCAAGGAGCAGGCTGAGGAGTGGCTCAAG GTGATAAAGGAAGCCAGCAGTCCAGCAGCGGGCGGGATGGAAGCCCCCACCTCCCCAGCGATGCCGTGCAAGATGGAGCTGGACAAG CGTCTGTCCCAGGAGAAGCACACCTCGGACTCAGACAGTGTGGCCATGGGTGACACCGGGTCCCCGGCCACCCGCAGAGAGCACGGCGAGCACG GGAAAGGCAAAAAGAGCGGCCTGGCTGACCTGAAGGGCTCAATGAGCcgggcagcagggaagaaaatcaCCAGGATCATCAGCTTCTCCAAGAAAAAGCCATCCCCTGAGGACACCCAGACCTCCTCCACCGAGGAGGACATCCCCTGCTGCG GCCACCTCAGCGTGCTGGTGAACCAGTGCTGGAAGGAGCGCTGGTGTCGCCTCAAGGGCAACACCCTCTACTTCCACAAGGACCGCACGGACCTGCGCACACACGTGAACGCCATCGTCCTGCGGGGCTGCGAGGTGGTCCCGGGGCTGGGCCCCAAGCACCCCTTCGCCTTCCGAATCCTCCGCCACGGGCAGGAGGTGGCGGCGCTGGAG GCAAGCTGCTCTGAAGACCTGGGCCGCTGGCTGGGTCTCCTCTTGGTGGAAACAGGCTCCCAGACGGCCCCAGAGGCCTTGCACTACGACTACGTGGATGTGGAGACCATTGCCAACATCGTGACGGCCGTGAGACACTCATACCT GTGGGCCAGCTCCTCCCAGGATCACCGAGCGGACTCCTCTCGGGTGGTGTACGATGATGTCCCCTACGAGAAGGTTCAG gCGGAGGAGGAGCCAGGGCGGCCGGGGGGTGCTCAGGTGAAGCGCCACGCCTCGTCCTGCAGCGAGAAGTCGCGAAGGGTGGACCCACAAGTCAAAGTGAAGAGACACGCGTCCA gtgccAACCAGTACAGGTACGGCAAGAACCGGGCCGAGGAGGACGCCAGGCGGTTCCTGACggagaaggagaagctggagaaggagaaggcagCGATCCGCAGCGAGCTGATGTTGCTGCGGAAGGAGAAGCGGGAGCTGCGAGAAGCCATGAAGGGCAGCACGG GGCcgaggctgcaggagctggagcagcgTGTGGCGCTGCTGGAGGAGCGGTGCCGGCACAAGGAGGAGTCTCGGGTCGATCTGGAGCTCAAGCTGACCGAAgtgaaggagcagctgaagcagtCGCTGGCAGGAGGGCCggccctggggctggctgtgaCCAGCAAGGCTGAGAATGGG GAAACTA